A genomic segment from Malaclemys terrapin pileata isolate rMalTer1 chromosome 1, rMalTer1.hap1, whole genome shotgun sequence encodes:
- the SLC25A18 gene encoding mitochondrial glutamate carrier 2 isoform X2, producing the protein MYRGAAVNLTLVTPEKAIKLAANDFFRQLLSQDRKELTLVREMLAGCGAGACQVVVTSPMEMLKIQLQDAGRLAIHQQKVLGTDGPPAPFSQPPQDKPYTTGTASAFKRPSATVIASDLLKTQGLVGLYKGLGVTLLRDVPFSIIYFPLFANINKLGQRHSEEKAPFFHSFVSGCVAGSVAAVAVTPLDVLKTRIQTLKKGLGEDTYNGIIDCARKIWTHEGPAAFMKGAGCRALVIAPLFGIAQGVYFIGIGEYILGYFH; encoded by the exons ATGTACCGAG GGGCCGCAGTGAACCTGACACTGGTCACGCCAGAGAAGGCAATCAAGCTGGCAGCCAATGACTTTTTTCGACAGCTGCTGTCACAGGACAG GAAGGAGTTGACGCTGGTGAGGGAGATGCTAGCTGGCTGTGGAGCTGGGGCCTGCCAAGTGGTGGTCACCTCCCCCATGGAGATGCTGAAAATTCAGCTTCAAGATGCTGGACGACTGG cTATTCATCAGCAAAAGGTTTTGGGAACAGATGGACCACCGgctcccttctcccagccccctcaGGACAAACCTTACACCACTGGCACAGCCTCAGCATTCAAGCGCCCCTCGGCCACTGTGATCGCCAGTGATCTTCTGAAAACCCAAGGGCTAGTGGGACTGTACAAGGGACTGGGAGTCACCCTGCTCAG ggatgtgcctttttccATTATCTATTTCCCACTGTTTGCCAACATCAACAAACTGGGACAGAGGCACTCTGAGGAGAAGGCACCCTTCTTCCATTCATTTGTGTCTGGCTGCGTGGCGGGATCCGTGGCTGCAGTAGCAGTGACCCCTCTGGATG ttttaaaaacccGAATTCAAACGCTCaagaaaggcctgggagaggacaCCTACAATGGAATCATTGACTGCGCCAG gaagatctggacaCATGAGGGCCCTGCTGCCTTCATGAAGGGAGCAGGCTGTCGGGCCCTGGTTATAGCACCTCTCTTTGGCATAGCCCAGGGTGTCTATTTTATTGGCATTGGTGAATATATCTTGGGATATTTCCACTAG
- the SLC25A18 gene encoding mitochondrial glutamate carrier 2 isoform X1, which translates to MGSKKKISVPAKLINGGVAGLVGVSCVFPIDLAKTRLQNQQGQGVYTGMRDCLVKTLRSEGFFGMYRGAAVNLTLVTPEKAIKLAANDFFRQLLSQDRKELTLVREMLAGCGAGACQVVVTSPMEMLKIQLQDAGRLAIHQQKVLGTDGPPAPFSQPPQDKPYTTGTASAFKRPSATVIASDLLKTQGLVGLYKGLGVTLLRDVPFSIIYFPLFANINKLGQRHSEEKAPFFHSFVSGCVAGSVAAVAVTPLDVLKTRIQTLKKGLGEDTYNGIIDCARKIWTHEGPAAFMKGAGCRALVIAPLFGIAQGVYFIGIGEYILGYFH; encoded by the exons ATGGGGAGCAAGAAGAAGATAAG TGTTCCAGCAAAGTTAATCAATGGAGGTGTGGCCGGGCTAGTGGGAGTGAGCTGCGTCTTCCCAATTGATTTGGCGAAAACCCGTCTTCAAAACCAGCAGGGACAAGGAGTCTATACTGGAAT GCGGGATTGCTTGGTGAAGACTCTGCGTTCAGAGGGATTCTTCGGCATGTACCGAG GGGCCGCAGTGAACCTGACACTGGTCACGCCAGAGAAGGCAATCAAGCTGGCAGCCAATGACTTTTTTCGACAGCTGCTGTCACAGGACAG GAAGGAGTTGACGCTGGTGAGGGAGATGCTAGCTGGCTGTGGAGCTGGGGCCTGCCAAGTGGTGGTCACCTCCCCCATGGAGATGCTGAAAATTCAGCTTCAAGATGCTGGACGACTGG cTATTCATCAGCAAAAGGTTTTGGGAACAGATGGACCACCGgctcccttctcccagccccctcaGGACAAACCTTACACCACTGGCACAGCCTCAGCATTCAAGCGCCCCTCGGCCACTGTGATCGCCAGTGATCTTCTGAAAACCCAAGGGCTAGTGGGACTGTACAAGGGACTGGGAGTCACCCTGCTCAG ggatgtgcctttttccATTATCTATTTCCCACTGTTTGCCAACATCAACAAACTGGGACAGAGGCACTCTGAGGAGAAGGCACCCTTCTTCCATTCATTTGTGTCTGGCTGCGTGGCGGGATCCGTGGCTGCAGTAGCAGTGACCCCTCTGGATG ttttaaaaacccGAATTCAAACGCTCaagaaaggcctgggagaggacaCCTACAATGGAATCATTGACTGCGCCAG gaagatctggacaCATGAGGGCCCTGCTGCCTTCATGAAGGGAGCAGGCTGTCGGGCCCTGGTTATAGCACCTCTCTTTGGCATAGCCCAGGGTGTCTATTTTATTGGCATTGGTGAATATATCTTGGGATATTTCCACTAG